The Pocillopora verrucosa isolate sample1 chromosome 14, ASM3666991v2, whole genome shotgun sequence genome has a segment encoding these proteins:
- the LOC131782819 gene encoding uncharacterized protein isoform X3 — protein sequence MKKPSILWICHLVIHFVTVSIHAIVYPSMISAPKRFINVPIGETVSFRWHYNSGDLKNDLFEVVFGIWKSPGFLKTKLIAVNSSGFASTRSSYKSSVGWAGNLTSSVAVFELYNVKLEDGKTYGIVVEYGLQNTPLTDSVQLQVESRGPLETAIPQQTDVSTVTRATSTCTGSLDTSEEPGVSVPRKSSEESSFKWVVACGIIVCIVISPIVGLYFHHHRKSPKNGVNNYSCKTFPVHD from the exons ATGAAGAAACCTTCGATACTTTGGATTTGTCATCTTGTGATTCACTTCGTTACAG TTTCCATTCATGCTATAGTTTATCCAAGTATGATCTCTGCTCCAAAAAGGTTCATAAACGTCCCTATTGGCGAGACTGTGTCATTTAGGTGGCACTACAATTCAGGAGATCTAAAGAATGATCTTTTTGAGGTTGTGTTTGGTATTTGGAAGAGTCCTGGCTTCCTGAAAACAAAGTTGATAGCTGTCAACTCGAGTGGTTTTGCCTCAACAAGGTCTTCATATAAGTCCTCCGTGGGTTGGGCAGGAAATTTGACATCCTCTGTCGCAGTGTTTGAACTTTACAATGTAAAACTTGAAGATGGCAAGACGTATGGAATAGTGGTAGAATACGGACTTCAGAATACCCCGTTGACCGACTCGGTCCAGCTTCAAGTTGAGTCCAGAG GTCCACTAGAAACCGCTATTCCACAACAGACAGATGTCTCCACAGTTACGAGAGCAACAAGTACATGTACAGGATCTCTAGATACATCGGAAG AGCCCGGCGTTTCAGTGCCAAGAAAATCCTCGGAAGAATCCTCCTTTAAATGGGTGGTGGCATGTGGAATCATCGTTTGTATTGTGATATCACCAATTGTGGGCCTTTACTTTCACCATCATAGAAAAAGCCCTAAAAATGGTGTGAATAATTATAGCTGCAAGACATTTCCTGTACATGACTAA
- the LOC131782819 gene encoding uncharacterized protein isoform X2 produces the protein MKKPSILWICHLVIHFVTVSIHAIVYPSMISAPKRFINVPIGETVSFRWHYNSGDLKNDLFEVVFGIWKSPGFLKTKLIAVNSSGFASTRSSYKSSVGWAGNLTSSVAVFELYNVKLEDGKTYGIVVEYGLQNTPLTDSVQLQVESRDYSDYGSFVGSTTGSAEKRYMKVSSIVATIDKVEGKFFCSVGIKVVVPLSEESLKSQDRTGLSGEIVKSTSKITTNCEYNTFCGDCRLLLFLFHKYN, from the exons ATGAAGAAACCTTCGATACTTTGGATTTGTCATCTTGTGATTCACTTCGTTACAG TTTCCATTCATGCTATAGTTTATCCAAGTATGATCTCTGCTCCAAAAAGGTTCATAAACGTCCCTATTGGCGAGACTGTGTCATTTAGGTGGCACTACAATTCAGGAGATCTAAAGAATGATCTTTTTGAGGTTGTGTTTGGTATTTGGAAGAGTCCTGGCTTCCTGAAAACAAAGTTGATAGCTGTCAACTCGAGTGGTTTTGCCTCAACAAGGTCTTCATATAAGTCCTCCGTGGGTTGGGCAGGAAATTTGACATCCTCTGTCGCAGTGTTTGAACTTTACAATGTAAAACTTGAAGATGGCAAGACGTATGGAATAGTGGTAGAATACGGACTTCAGAATACCCCGTTGACCGACTCGGTCCAGCTTCAAGTTGAGTCCAGAG ATTACAGTGATTATGGTTCATTTGTGGGTTCCACGACGGGGTCCGCAGAAAAGAGGTATATGAAAGTATCTTCAATAGTGGCAACAATTGATAAGGttgaagggaaatttttttgttcagtcgGGATCAAAGTTGTCGTTCCTTTATCGGAAGAGTCCCTGAAATCGCAAGACCGCACTGGATTATCAGGAGAAATCGTCAAAAGTACTTCCAAGATCACTACGAATTGCGAGTATAATACCTTTTGCGGTGATTGCAGAttgttgttatttctttttcataaatacaaTTAA